In the Dolichospermum flos-aquae CCAP 1403/13F genome, GGCAGTTATTTGGATTAATGCTATCTTTAGTTTTTGGCAGGAATATCAAGCGGAAAAAGCTTTATCAGCCCTGAAGAAAATCTTACCTTCCCAAGCTAAAGTTTATCGGGATGGAAAATTATCTATAATTGCTGCCCGTGAATTAGTTAGCGGCGATGTCATGCAGTTAGAAGAAGGTGATAAGATATCCGCTGATGCCAGAATTATTCAAAGTCAGTCTTTATATGTAGATGTCTCCGTACTCACAGGGGAATCTTTGCCCGTTCCCCGCATTAGCGAACCTGTCACCGCCGCAAATATCCATGCTTCCGAAGCCAGTAATTTAGTATTTGCAGGTTCTACCGTGGCAGCCGGTCGGGGACTGGCAGTAGTATATGCCACAGGGACACATACGGAATTTGGTCAAGTTGCCCATCTCACTGCCCATGTGAAGCGGGAAGCCAGCACTTTAGAAGTGCAAATTTCCAGAGTAGTTCACATCATTACCATCATTGCTTTGACTATGGGGGTGGTGATATTTTTACTCACTAAGTTGCTGGTAGGAATGCAACTGAAGGAAAGTTTCATTTTTGCCATTGGTATTATTGTGGCATTTGTCCCCGAAGGTTTATTACCTACTGTCAGTTTAGCCTTAGCTATTGGTGTCAAACGCATGGCTAAACAAAATGCTTTGGTGCGGCGTTTGTCTGCGGTGGAAACCCTGAGTGCAGTCACGGTGATTTGCACTGACAAAACCGGGACTTTGACAAAAAATGAAATGACTGTTCGCCAATTATGGATTCCCAATATTCAGATTAATGTGACTGGGGTAGGTTATGAACCCAAGGGAGAAGTGGAAATTCTTACGGAAGAGTTACGAACCACAGAGGCACAGAGGACACGGAGAAATGAGGTGCTGTTAATGTTGGCTGGTGCGGCACTTTGTTCTAATGCCCGGTTAAATCATCCCCCCGATTCTCATCAATGGCAAGTATTGGGTGATCCTACGGAAGGGGCGTTATTAGTGGCAGCAATTAAGGCTGGGTTGAAGTTGGAAGAATTACAACAGCAAGCCCCCAGAATTCAGGAAATACCTTATCGGGCTTCGCCCCGCTTCGCTAATACGCAGAGGCGCATAGTCTCAGGGAGTAAGAAGAAATATAATATTCACTTTTGCTAATAATCATTTTCTTGTTTTTATAAATTAGTGCGAATTTACCAAAAATTATTACCAATACACTACAAATTCAGCAGGATATATTGTCTTGAATAAGTTAAAAATGTGTTCCTGGTCACAAAAATTAACCAATTGTGAGGGGATCATGATATGAATTGCTCACTATTCATAAAAACTTATATAAATTAAGATTGCGATATATATACTTTAGGGAAACGACTGATCAGAAATCCTGATTAAAAAATATTGCAATAACTTGATTTAGTTGCTAATGTGTGTAGGTACGACAGCACTGGTGAATGCTCGGAGCAAATAGAGAGGTAAAATCAATGAGCTTTATCCATCCTGCCAACAGTCTTTTATGTTGATTATTCCCATCCTGACAACGAGGAATTTCTGCTATCGAGAAGCAATAAAGGGGTATTGCAGATGAGCAGAAAAAGTATCTTCGTTCCTGTCGCTGAATTGAAATTTGATTTTTGTTTACCGTTCATCAATCGTCTTCCCTGTTGATTGCAAAGAAGGCAAAAGGAAGATGAAAAATGAAGAATTTGGAGGTGAAAACCGATGAAGATTCAAGGAAAAGTTGCACTAATTACCGGGGCTTCCCGTGGCATTGGTAAAGCGATCGCATTAGAATTAGCCAAACAAGGCATGAAAAGGTTAATATTAGTAGCACGCGATCGCCAAAAGTTAGCCGAAGTAGCCGCCCAAATCGAAGCTTTGGGCGTAGAAACTACAATTATGGCCTTAGACTTAACTCACTCAATCAACGTCAACATAGCCGTAGCCCAACTTTGGCGCAGTTATGGACCCATTCATCTCCTCGTAAATTGTGCCGGAGTCGCACATCAAAACTCATTTCTGCAATCAAAACTCCCCCAACTGCAAGAAGAACTCTCCGTCAATTTGATGGGAATGTACACCCTCACCAGCTTGATAGCCAAACGCATGGTTAGTCAGAAAAGGGGGATCATTGTCAATGTCTCCAGTTTAATGGGGAAAGTTGCCGCCCCGACAATGGCCACATATTCCGCCACTAAGTTTGCCATTGTCGGATTTACCCAGGCACTACGTCAAGAACTTGCCCAACACAATGTCCGTGTTATCGCCTTACTCCCTTCCCTCACCGAAACAGACATGGTGCGTGACTTGCAATCATTCCGAGGAGTGATCCCCATGACACCCGAACAAGTCGCCCAAGCCCTCGTCATCGGCATAGAAAACGATACCGCAGAAATCCTAGTCGGCTGGCAATCTCACTTAGCCGTATTATGCCAACGTCTCGCCCCTTGGTTACTAGAAATCATCCTGCAACTAGCAACACCGAAAAAACCATTACCTGATGCTGCGGGATAACATTCAATCTAGTTAAGTTTTGTTTCGCGCAAAGACGCAAAGGGGCAAAGGCGCAAAGTGTTTTCTGTGTCTTTGCGTAAAGTAAAGTTAAAAAATGGTAGGTTGGGTTAAGCGAAAGCGCAACCCAACTAAAAATTTGATAATGATAAGGAAGAAATGACACCATCACTAACCCTGTAATAATAGTGCAGAATCATAATTGATCTTACTGTAGCGATCGCTTGATAATCAAAATAGTTGCTACGAAATAAATATATTATTGTCTGAATCAGGATATCCAGGATTTTAGGATTAACAGGATTTTGATTTTATTTGTGGTGTACTAATATTTTAATTTGTCAGAATCAGGATGTCCAGGATTTTAGGATTTACAGGATGTTGTTTGAAAGTATCATGTTTTGATTTTTGATTGTCCATCTTTATCTGTGTTTATCTGTGTTCGATTATTTTTGATATTACTGTTACATTACCATTATTTATTTAACCATTGATTTATTTGAATTAGCAAGATGATAGATAGTTTACTAATTCTAGGAACTCTTCGGTTCTTTCAATCAGTAGTTTTGCATCTTCAGCAGTTAAACGTTCAGAACGATCATAATCTCCCTTTAAACGTATCTGTTCTGCATCAATTAGATAACGGTGAAATTTAGGATCAATTTTACCAGTTCTGGCAAAAAGTTCGCCAAATTTACTAATTACAGCGGAGTGTTTGCTAAAACTGAGATTTTCACTTACCAGGAATGCTTCAGCTATATAAAACATGGCATAATAGGCACGAGAGGCAGCAAAATCAGCTAGATTTTCACCAGCTAAAATTTTAGCTGCACGCAGACTATCTTGAGATTTTTGCACTAGAAACTCTTGTTCTTTGTTCATAAAAATAAATACCTTCTTTTTTGATATTTTGGATTAGCATTGTTTGTTCTTTTTCAAAACGACTGAGGGAGTAAAACAGGTTAGAAATTACTACACTATATTTTAAACAAAGGGGACTAAGAAAAAAGCCAATTTTTTCAATTTCTTTGGTTGCTTGCACTAAATCCTTCAGTATAACTAATACATCAAAATCTGAATCAGGAGTAGCATCACCACGCGCTTGAGAACCAAAAAGAATCACTGCAATTAGTTGATCTTGGTATGTTTCAAGCAAGTTATTACACAATTCCTGCATAATTTCTTCTAGTTTTGGGTGTCTCATCGTTTAGTAATATTTTCTACTTGGAGATATAGCATTTTTTGTCAGAATCAGGATTTTAGGATTTACGGGATGTTGATTTTATTTGTGGTGTACTAATATTTTAATTTGTCAGAATCAGGATGTCCAGGATTTTAGGATTTACAGGATGTTGTTTGAAAGTATCATGTTTTGATTTTTGATTGTCCATCTTTATCTGTGTTTATCTGCGTTCAATTATTTTTGATACAGCATATTTCATTGCTATGAGGTACAAATCATAATCATAAAACTCTTGTGGGGTGGGCATCTTGCCCGCCAATAGTGTACCTTATTACACCGTAAATTGCTGTATTTTTTAAACAATATCATTATGGTGAGAAAAGTTGAGTATGAATGACCGCACAGAGTTCTATAACAAGCATCAGGAAGTTAGATTTTTGTCAAGGGGTGGGGAAAATATTTTTTAGATAATAATTCATTCGGAAAATACAAAATCTCCAAATTTTTATATTTATTTAGAAAACCGTTTGAAAAGCTCCGCGTATTCGTCAACTTTAATT is a window encoding:
- a CDS encoding nucleotidyltransferase domain-containing protein, which gives rise to MRHPKLEEIMQELCNNLLETYQDQLIAVILFGSQARGDATPDSDFDVLVILKDLVQATKEIEKIGFFLSPLCLKYSVVISNLFYSLSRFEKEQTMLIQNIKKEGIYFYEQRTRVSSAKISR
- a CDS encoding SDR family NAD(P)-dependent oxidoreductase; the encoded protein is MKIQGKVALITGASRGIGKAIALELAKQGMKRLILVARDRQKLAEVAAQIEALGVETTIMALDLTHSINVNIAVAQLWRSYGPIHLLVNCAGVAHQNSFLQSKLPQLQEELSVNLMGMYTLTSLIAKRMVSQKRGIIVNVSSLMGKVAAPTMATYSATKFAIVGFTQALRQELAQHNVRVIALLPSLTETDMVRDLQSFRGVIPMTPEQVAQALVIGIENDTAEILVGWQSHLAVLCQRLAPWLLEIILQLATPKKPLPDAAG
- a CDS encoding cation-translocating P-type ATPase, whose protein sequence is MDSNFHIWTLTPTDVYKTLTTTPQGISEAEANLRLKQSGYNELPEPQTRPLILRFTDQLTHFMALLLWVAGILAFISQTPELGWAIWAVIWINAIFSFWQEYQAEKALSALKKILPSQAKVYRDGKLSIIAARELVSGDVMQLEEGDKISADARIIQSQSLYVDVSVLTGESLPVPRISEPVTAANIHASEASNLVFAGSTVAAGRGLAVVYATGTHTEFGQVAHLTAHVKREASTLEVQISRVVHIITIIALTMGVVIFLLTKLLVGMQLKESFIFAIGIIVAFVPEGLLPTVSLALAIGVKRMAKQNALVRRLSAVETLSAVTVICTDKTGTLTKNEMTVRQLWIPNIQINVTGVGYEPKGEVEILTEELRTTEAQRTRRNEVLLMLAGAALCSNARLNHPPDSHQWQVLGDPTEGALLVAAIKAGLKLEELQQQAPRIQEIPYRASPRFANTQRRIVSGSKKKYNIHFC
- a CDS encoding HEPN domain-containing protein is translated as MNKEQEFLVQKSQDSLRAAKILAGENLADFAASRAYYAMFYIAEAFLVSENLSFSKHSAVISKFGELFARTGKIDPKFHRYLIDAEQIRLKGDYDRSERLTAEDAKLLIERTEEFLELVNYLSSC